A single window of Eleginops maclovinus isolate JMC-PN-2008 ecotype Puerto Natales chromosome 19, JC_Emac_rtc_rv5, whole genome shotgun sequence DNA harbors:
- the LOC134881125 gene encoding uncharacterized protein LOC134881125, whose protein sequence is MDTYVLFLREKRVTVRPEDLKTEKIAVIFQVQKDTIYLTDDHNIAIFPEENGHFISVDLVDRGHYEVHGDASASAAAAPPPPPATATAAAADQRPRYLYSCAVTVGSNFWKQNSRKTFAVPEIQLGQLGKRRRLSRREDTGLQDVVAEIEEVIEAAQGLKEVTKSIKEVTEGTGKATLLCLQEGEVNALKTVFGCLVCPGPVEKPIFSSCCRSIIGCRSCIQQWEHSHDYCPKCRCQDRETNEVAGLDEALAVLRKLF, encoded by the exons ATGGATACCTACGTACTTTTTTTGAGAGAAAAGAGGGTCACAGTGAGACCAGAGGACCTCAAGACCGAAAAAATAGCTGTCATCTTTCAA GTGCAGAAGGacactatttatttaacagatgaCCACAACATCGCCATCTTCCCAGAGGAGAACGGGCACTTCATCTCTGTGGATCTGGTGGACCGGGGCCACTACGAGGTGCATGGGGATGCCTcggcatcagcagcagcagcaccaccaccaccacctgcaacagcaacagcagcagcagcggacCAACGTCCACGATATTTGTATTCTTGTGCTGTCACTGTAGGATCCAACTTCTGGAAGCAGAATTCTAGGAAGACTTTTGCTGTTCCTGAGATTCAGCTGGGACAGCTTGGCAAAAGGAGGCGGCTAAG tcgTAGAGAAGACACTGGTCTTCAAGACGTGGTGGCCGAGATAGAGGAGGTGATCGAGGCAGCCCAGGGCCTGAAGGAGGTCACCAAGAGCATCAAGGAGGTAACAGAAGGGACTGGCAAAGCAACTCTACTGTGCCTACAAGAGGGAGAAGTGAATGCCCTGAAGACTGTCTTTGGCTGCCTTGTGTGCCCAG GTCCTGTGGAAAAACCCATTTTTTCATCTTGCTGCAGAAGCATCATCGGATGCAGGTCGTGCATTCAACAGTGGGAACACAGCCACGACTACTGCCCGAAGTGTCGGTGTCAAGACAGGGAGACAAATGAAGTGGCTGGGTTGGACGAGGCCCTGGCAGTGCTGAggaagcttttttaa